A genomic window from Rhodothermales bacterium includes:
- a CDS encoding UvrD-helicase domain-containing protein has product MADPVDTSQIVTWLDEHELPDAEERRIIEEDLDTNIVVVASAGTGKTESLIRRMVAGVVAGKVNVDSLVAITFTRMAAGEMRARFAERLRDAAETSPVARDALRRIDRAFIGTIHAFCARMLRERPLDVGLRPDFTEVDEHDVTILWRHYWNEELQRLYADGDPRIAQLSELGVDVRDLYDFFVTRSENSDLALGPARKEEPDLSTALDQVQQAVDAVMDLLGGKIPDDRDTFLDQLDLANHIKRHRGVHGLADQAELLKVYRRGLKGITLKRWPDKNVASTVKNEIVAGLAEHVVDPALTEWRQYVYGIIAPLMDDLVGRFAAHRRANGLVTFHDLLVLSARLLRDSSGARRFFQGKFEAFFVDEFQDTDPLQAEIISYLVGSDTAETDWRKLLPIPGRLFVVGDEKQSIYRFRRADIEVFRQVREQILESGGRTVRLKSSFRSENSLCEWLNEAFAPLFEAQDPRYQASYDALHAARTSTSSADRVFKITTDKIGRNDEAAIVANEAGRIADLIESETSASEGRVPTRNAGAFMVLTRRRKYLTTYAAALEARGIPYDIVGGDSLGMSEELAALVNMMEAIRRPADEVAMLSYLRGPLVGLGDDDLYAFRVAGGRFRSTRAVPDGLPPDVETPLRAAFDALSRARDDLMQYPVATAFERIMDRVGLLASAAARESGSTRVGNLLRVLSLVRKWESDGITWSEVVNELRAVISDRYYQYEQMTLDVGRQDVVRIMNLHQAKGLEADVVILADAYESHSHSVSQHVSRSDDVDMLSMVVSVSRSGSWGEVIAEPLGWDEAVEDEERYEEAEGLRLTYVAATRAREQLVVCQYPSSDKGPWSRLYPTLASVTEASAKPGSGKRLRAESVADVTEHLAGIKAQWDALSKPGYTIQSVTGQDPAESLEDLAIGGRGADYGTLLHEVVEAAINGVLPANEKAYVESIADSYSLRAQSKQVLKELQMLRDSDLWRELMEAPEVYSEVPFAYPIDGDSANIIRGTIDLVFRNAAGWRIVDFKTHHTQTEKDVEALMAHYGDQLKSYSDAWTHIIGEEVIDAGLWLSEQGRFVSMMS; this is encoded by the coding sequence ATGGCTGACCCTGTAGATACATCACAAATCGTCACCTGGCTGGACGAGCACGAGCTTCCGGATGCAGAGGAAAGGCGCATCATTGAGGAAGATCTCGACACGAACATCGTGGTCGTAGCCAGTGCCGGTACGGGAAAGACAGAGTCGCTAATTCGACGGATGGTGGCCGGCGTGGTGGCCGGTAAGGTCAACGTCGATTCCCTGGTCGCGATTACCTTCACGCGGATGGCGGCGGGCGAAATGCGTGCACGGTTCGCCGAAAGGCTGCGAGACGCCGCGGAGACGAGCCCGGTCGCACGTGACGCGCTTCGAAGGATTGACCGCGCGTTCATCGGGACCATCCACGCGTTCTGCGCCCGCATGCTCAGGGAGCGACCACTGGACGTAGGCCTGAGGCCTGACTTCACCGAAGTCGACGAACACGACGTCACCATACTGTGGCGACACTACTGGAACGAGGAGCTTCAGAGACTTTATGCTGACGGAGATCCTCGAATTGCCCAACTGTCCGAACTAGGCGTGGATGTTCGCGATCTGTATGACTTCTTTGTCACGCGGTCCGAGAACTCGGATCTCGCACTGGGCCCGGCGCGAAAAGAGGAGCCGGACCTGTCCACGGCGCTCGATCAGGTACAGCAAGCCGTGGACGCGGTCATGGATTTACTCGGTGGAAAGATTCCTGACGACAGGGACACGTTCCTCGATCAGCTGGATCTCGCCAATCACATAAAGAGGCACCGCGGAGTCCATGGGCTTGCTGACCAGGCGGAGCTGTTGAAGGTGTACCGCAGGGGCCTGAAGGGCATCACGCTGAAGCGCTGGCCTGACAAGAACGTGGCGAGCACGGTGAAGAACGAGATCGTGGCTGGTCTCGCCGAGCACGTCGTTGATCCGGCCCTGACGGAGTGGCGACAGTACGTCTACGGAATCATCGCGCCCTTGATGGACGATCTGGTCGGCCGCTTTGCAGCCCACCGCCGTGCTAACGGACTTGTCACCTTCCACGATCTTCTGGTACTCTCTGCGAGGTTATTGAGGGACTCGTCCGGCGCACGCCGCTTCTTTCAGGGCAAGTTCGAAGCTTTCTTTGTTGATGAGTTTCAGGATACCGATCCGCTTCAGGCCGAGATCATTTCGTATCTCGTCGGTTCTGACACTGCCGAGACCGACTGGCGCAAGTTGCTGCCAATCCCAGGGCGTCTGTTTGTCGTGGGTGATGAGAAGCAGTCCATCTATCGTTTTCGCCGGGCGGACATCGAAGTGTTCCGGCAGGTGCGTGAACAGATTCTGGAGTCCGGCGGTCGGACGGTCAGGCTTAAGTCCAGTTTTCGCTCTGAGAACTCGTTGTGCGAGTGGCTCAACGAAGCATTTGCGCCGCTCTTTGAAGCCCAGGACCCGCGATATCAGGCGTCGTACGACGCACTCCATGCAGCCCGCACGTCGACTTCCTCGGCCGATCGTGTATTCAAGATTACAACGGACAAGATTGGTAGGAACGACGAAGCTGCAATTGTGGCAAATGAGGCGGGCCGGATCGCAGACTTGATCGAGAGTGAAACCAGTGCATCGGAGGGCCGCGTTCCGACAAGAAACGCCGGGGCATTTATGGTGCTCACGCGTCGTCGGAAATATCTGACGACATACGCCGCGGCACTGGAGGCGCGCGGGATTCCATACGACATTGTGGGCGGTGACTCCCTGGGGATGTCGGAGGAGTTGGCGGCGCTTGTGAATATGATGGAGGCGATTCGTCGTCCGGCAGACGAAGTTGCGATGCTCTCCTATTTGCGCGGACCGCTAGTCGGTCTTGGCGACGATGACCTGTATGCTTTTCGCGTGGCCGGAGGGAGATTCCGGAGCACCCGAGCCGTTCCGGATGGATTGCCGCCAGACGTTGAAACACCGCTTCGGGCAGCGTTCGATGCATTGAGCCGGGCTCGCGACGACCTCATGCAGTATCCGGTTGCCACGGCATTCGAACGAATCATGGATCGTGTCGGGCTGCTCGCATCTGCGGCAGCACGAGAAAGCGGTTCGACGCGGGTCGGAAACCTGTTGCGCGTCCTGTCACTGGTTCGAAAATGGGAATCAGACGGGATCACGTGGAGCGAAGTCGTCAACGAGCTCCGCGCGGTCATCTCCGACAGGTACTACCAGTACGAGCAGATGACGCTCGACGTCGGCAGGCAGGACGTCGTCAGGATCATGAATCTCCATCAGGCGAAAGGGCTGGAGGCCGACGTCGTAATCCTTGCCGACGCCTACGAGTCGCACTCGCATTCAGTCTCCCAGCACGTTTCGCGCAGTGACGACGTGGACATGCTGTCGATGGTGGTATCGGTCAGCCGGTCCGGGAGCTGGGGCGAGGTGATTGCCGAGCCACTCGGATGGGATGAGGCGGTAGAGGACGAAGAGCGGTATGAAGAAGCGGAGGGGCTCAGGCTGACATACGTTGCTGCCACAAGGGCCCGCGAACAACTGGTAGTCTGTCAGTATCCGTCGAGTGACAAAGGTCCGTGGAGTCGTCTGTATCCCACACTCGCATCGGTCACCGAGGCGTCGGCGAAGCCTGGCAGCGGGAAACGCTTGCGTGCCGAATCCGTCGCAGATGTCACGGAGCATCTGGCCGGAATCAAGGCTCAATGGGACGCACTGTCGAAGCCAGGCTACACGATTCAGTCCGTCACGGGTCAGGATCCTGCGGAATCGCTCGAGGACCTTGCTATCGGCGGACGTGGTGCCGACTACGGCACCCTTCTGCACGAGGTAGTCGAGGCGGCCATCAACGGCGTGCTGCCGGCCAACGAGAAGGCATACGTTGAATCGATCGCCGACTCATACAGTCTTCGTGCTCAGTCGAAACAGGTACTGAAGGAACTGCAAATGCTTCGTGATTCCGACCTGTGGCGAGAACTTATGGAGGCACCTGAAGTGTATTCCGAGGTCCCTTTCGCCTACCCGATTGACGGCGATTCGGCTAACATCATTCGCGGCACAATCGATCTCGTGTTCCGCAACGCCGCGGGGTGGAGAATCGTAGACTTCAAGACTCACCATACTCAAACTGAGAAGGATGTCGAGGCCCTGATGGCTCACTATGGCGATCAGCTAAAAAGTTACTCCGATGCATGGACCCACATCATCGGGGAAGAAGTGATCGATGCAGGGCTGTGGCTGAGCGAGCAGGGCAGGTTTGTCAGCATGATGTCGTAA
- a CDS encoding DNA repair exonuclease, translating to MLKILHLADVHLDTIFASRSATVRQRLRESIRTALVRAIDLAIGERVDAVLIAGDLFDGELLSFTSERLIFEQIHRLVDAGIPGFYATGNHDPASMRTRAAGMEWPDGFHVFRTAEPEAVQIRSKTGNPVGYVVGAGHETAREEQNLITRFPTSSGATPWVGLAHTIVTSAASTELHDRYAPCEVDDLRKPGYDYWALGHVHTRQQVDDQANAWYPGNIVGRNPRETGPRGAIVARVERGKPALTEFVPLSPVEWYHLSPEDLSSISNASELETRVRDEFEAIRRQSAADDWIVVLDMQGPCPLEPDLRDTDRREELEELVADALSVMAVEIRTEKLVSPIDINAHRGQPHLLGETLALIDELRSDPSALLKLAPDPPGRAVGTEPERLQYLKELLTGIEDEAARRLLTDGGVI from the coding sequence ATGCTCAAGATTCTCCATCTAGCCGATGTGCACCTCGACACGATCTTTGCCAGTCGATCGGCAACGGTTCGTCAGCGGCTGCGGGAGAGCATCCGCACCGCGCTCGTCCGCGCCATTGATCTTGCCATCGGCGAGCGGGTCGATGCGGTCCTCATCGCGGGTGATCTGTTTGACGGCGAGCTGCTCAGCTTCACATCTGAACGGCTGATCTTCGAGCAGATACATCGGCTCGTGGATGCTGGCATTCCGGGATTCTACGCAACCGGCAACCATGATCCGGCATCGATGCGCACCCGGGCAGCAGGCATGGAGTGGCCGGACGGCTTCCATGTGTTCCGCACAGCAGAGCCCGAAGCCGTCCAGATCCGGTCGAAGACAGGCAATCCCGTCGGGTACGTGGTCGGCGCCGGTCACGAGACCGCTCGCGAGGAACAGAATCTGATCACCCGCTTTCCGACCTCGTCCGGTGCCACACCCTGGGTAGGCCTGGCTCATACAATCGTAACGTCCGCGGCATCAACGGAGCTTCATGACCGCTACGCGCCGTGTGAGGTAGACGATCTGAGGAAACCCGGGTATGATTACTGGGCCCTGGGGCATGTGCATACGCGGCAGCAGGTCGATGACCAGGCGAACGCATGGTATCCCGGCAACATTGTGGGGCGCAATCCAAGAGAGACGGGCCCCCGTGGTGCTATCGTGGCAAGGGTCGAGCGCGGAAAGCCGGCACTGACAGAGTTTGTGCCGCTGTCGCCGGTTGAGTGGTACCATCTCTCGCCGGAAGATCTGTCTTCCATCTCCAACGCTTCGGAACTCGAGACCCGTGTCCGCGACGAGTTCGAGGCCATCCGCCGACAGAGTGCGGCGGACGACTGGATTGTCGTGCTCGACATGCAGGGTCCATGCCCACTGGAGCCGGATCTGAGGGATACCGATCGGCGGGAAGAACTGGAGGAGCTGGTCGCCGACGCGCTTTCCGTAATGGCCGTGGAGATCAGGACCGAGAAGCTTGTGTCACCGATTGATATCAACGCGCATCGCGGCCAACCCCACCTGTTGGGAGAGACCCTGGCGCTGATCGACGAACTGCGAAGTGATCCGTCGGCGCTGCTGAAACTGGCGCCAGATCCGCCCGGCCGCGCCGTGGGGACGGAGCCGGAGCGCCTCCAGTACCTGAAAGAGCTTTTGACCGGCATTGAGGATGAGGCGGCCCGGCGGCTCCTGACCGATGGAGGCGTCATTTGA
- a CDS encoding AAA family ATPase: MQIRSCDIEGFGQFEKYSIDNLGHPLVVILGPNEAGKSTVFEFMATMLYGFIPADARKHPYRPAQGGRIGGTMVFRSGNSLCTVERHLKSTPKGVLSVGSEGLFGTRESIRNRPLRITGDVSREVFEAVYALSLQDMVQVSGRAWNSIQDRLLGGLNLDTLRISREVIEEIETEARKLWRSDRRGKTRAQGLRDQLRELRREAREARERDATIRTLSRQVLQISQQILETDEKGRELRSTKNRLERLLPVKARLDRIEHLAGVAGNLEELKCIPADPKKHLEGIQLALQDVDAEVTALQDEIRTREAMANSLSEADMQVGALAPQIRTWHSRLALFTQRRLQVDEIESKLKRLAVRQDEAVARLVPDPGTTDIEPAVRAISIPDLREALRRYARSRDELERVRARLEGVALRPSTASGPVWWAVLIVGLIIGVVGVVLGEPVVWGPAIAVAAVGAGFVLQSLASPTQSVDGHSQADAAASAAAQQARGLVHNILADLPLGSVRKSDPDVELVGDIQTLQSILNEIEAEQAAADLLKTKLAEETRTLSELLVTAGIVADEVPEVQMGRLFDRLQEIERRTVAAEEAERSLPQRREKLGELLSRQADLNHKQTDLKVRLAEVGGGDVLAGIERATNRMRAAERVTAIREELEMGYPELVSITAEIDEAKGELPSMRDDQPDVDADLEEVSRALQQYHAEKARQQTRMNSLLEQKTVADVESEVSMIEAEFEQLRTDRDRLMLLAGIIRNADARFRDRHQPDVIRRASTIVGRLTSKRYSNIEVNEEDGSLSILEADSGRRVPVGEPLSRGTLDQIYLSLRIGLADHLDSSGDRLPMFLDEVLVNWDATRRRAACALLSELSESRQIVFFTCHEWLADEVVHLADAHIVRL, from the coding sequence ATGCAGATTCGGAGCTGTGATATCGAGGGCTTCGGCCAGTTTGAGAAGTACTCCATCGACAACCTCGGCCATCCGCTGGTCGTGATTCTCGGCCCGAACGAAGCCGGGAAGTCGACGGTGTTCGAGTTCATGGCGACGATGTTGTACGGCTTCATTCCGGCGGATGCGCGCAAGCATCCGTATCGACCAGCGCAAGGCGGACGCATCGGCGGTACGATGGTGTTCCGATCCGGCAACTCGTTGTGTACCGTCGAACGTCATCTGAAAAGCACGCCGAAGGGCGTACTCTCGGTTGGTTCAGAGGGATTGTTTGGCACTCGTGAGTCCATTCGCAACCGTCCGTTGCGCATCACGGGCGATGTGTCAAGAGAGGTGTTCGAGGCAGTCTATGCGCTCTCCCTGCAGGATATGGTGCAGGTGTCGGGGCGGGCCTGGAACTCGATTCAGGATCGGTTGCTTGGTGGTCTTAACCTCGACACCCTCAGGATCAGCAGGGAGGTGATCGAGGAGATCGAGACCGAAGCCAGAAAGCTGTGGCGCTCGGATCGCCGCGGGAAGACCCGGGCGCAGGGTCTTCGTGATCAACTGCGCGAACTGCGCCGTGAGGCGCGCGAGGCTCGCGAACGAGATGCCACAATTCGAACGCTGAGCCGACAGGTCCTCCAGATCAGCCAGCAGATTCTTGAGACGGACGAGAAGGGACGCGAACTCAGGTCGACGAAAAATAGACTGGAGCGGCTGCTTCCTGTCAAGGCGCGCCTCGATCGCATCGAGCACCTTGCGGGCGTCGCCGGCAATCTCGAAGAACTCAAGTGCATTCCGGCCGATCCGAAGAAACACCTCGAGGGCATCCAGCTCGCGCTACAGGACGTCGACGCCGAAGTGACCGCGCTTCAGGACGAGATTCGAACCCGGGAAGCGATGGCCAACTCCTTATCCGAAGCAGACATGCAGGTCGGTGCACTCGCACCGCAGATTCGTACGTGGCATTCGCGACTGGCTCTGTTCACACAGCGCAGGCTTCAGGTCGACGAGATAGAGAGCAAGCTGAAGCGTCTCGCAGTGCGGCAGGACGAGGCTGTGGCACGCCTGGTGCCGGATCCCGGCACGACAGATATCGAACCCGCCGTTCGTGCGATCTCCATTCCGGATCTGCGGGAGGCACTGCGCCGATACGCAAGGTCGAGAGACGAGCTGGAACGCGTACGAGCCCGTCTCGAGGGTGTGGCCCTCCGGCCATCTACGGCATCAGGCCCGGTCTGGTGGGCCGTGTTAATTGTGGGGCTGATCATCGGGGTGGTCGGCGTCGTGCTGGGAGAGCCGGTCGTCTGGGGACCGGCCATCGCGGTCGCAGCCGTGGGAGCCGGTTTTGTCCTCCAGTCGTTGGCGAGTCCAACCCAAAGCGTGGATGGTCACTCGCAGGCCGACGCAGCAGCTTCCGCAGCAGCGCAGCAGGCTCGCGGACTGGTACACAACATACTCGCTGACCTTCCTCTGGGGTCGGTCCGGAAATCAGATCCTGACGTCGAACTGGTTGGCGACATTCAGACACTGCAGTCCATACTCAATGAGATTGAAGCCGAGCAGGCGGCGGCCGATCTGCTGAAAACGAAATTGGCGGAGGAGACGCGAACGTTGTCGGAACTGCTCGTGACGGCCGGCATCGTCGCGGATGAAGTGCCCGAAGTGCAGATGGGGCGACTGTTCGACCGATTGCAAGAGATTGAGAGGCGCACGGTGGCCGCAGAGGAAGCCGAAAGGAGTCTGCCTCAACGACGCGAGAAGCTGGGCGAGCTGCTCTCGCGACAGGCGGATCTCAACCACAAGCAGACCGACCTGAAGGTGCGCCTCGCAGAGGTAGGTGGAGGAGACGTTCTGGCCGGGATTGAACGGGCGACCAACAGGATGCGGGCCGCTGAGCGGGTCACTGCCATCCGGGAAGAACTGGAGATGGGCTATCCCGAACTGGTGTCCATCACGGCTGAGATCGACGAGGCGAAGGGCGAGCTACCGTCGATGCGTGACGATCAACCAGACGTGGATGCCGACCTCGAGGAGGTGTCCCGCGCACTGCAGCAGTACCACGCGGAGAAAGCGCGACAGCAGACGCGCATGAACTCCCTGCTCGAACAGAAGACGGTAGCTGATGTCGAGAGCGAAGTGTCAATGATAGAGGCGGAGTTTGAGCAGCTTCGAACCGACAGGGACCGTCTCATGTTGTTGGCCGGGATCATCCGTAATGCCGATGCCCGGTTCCGCGACCGCCACCAACCCGATGTGATCCGACGTGCCTCCACCATCGTGGGGCGCCTGACGAGCAAGCGCTACAGCAACATCGAGGTCAACGAAGAGGATGGCTCACTATCAATTCTGGAAGCGGACTCCGGCCGGCGAGTCCCGGTGGGCGAGCCGCTCAGCAGAGGCACGCTGGACCAGATCTACCTGTCGCTGCGCATCGGTCTCGCCGACCACCTGGACTCGAGCGGGGACCGTCTGCCGATGTTTCTTGACGAGGTGCTGGTCAACTGGGATGCGACACGCCGTCGGGCGGCCTGCGCGCTTCTATCTGAGCTGTCCGAATCCCGCCAGATCGTGTTCTTCACCTGTCACGAATGGCTTGCCGATGAGGTGGTGCATCTGGCCGACGCCCACATCGTGAGACTGTGA
- a CDS encoding DUF971 domain-containing protein, which produces MRQHPTARRVVIDSEAQDLTITWSDDHETVFPLDGLRRACPCATCVGHENMGRLPDPEIFQLPGLMRWENLRLEPVGNYALRLAWDDGHNTGIYTWERLRSMCPCEECTARSAAIE; this is translated from the coding sequence ATGCGCCAACACCCGACCGCCCGCCGTGTCGTCATCGATTCCGAAGCCCAGGACCTGACGATCACCTGGAGCGACGACCACGAAACCGTCTTTCCGCTTGACGGATTGAGGCGAGCCTGTCCGTGCGCGACGTGCGTGGGGCACGAGAACATGGGTCGGCTCCCCGATCCCGAGATATTCCAGCTTCCTGGCTTGATGAGATGGGAGAATCTGAGGCTTGAGCCGGTCGGCAACTATGCGCTGCGCCTTGCATGGGACGACGGTCACAACACCGGCATCTACACGTGGGAGAGGCTCAGGTCGATGTGTCCCTGCGAAGAGTGCACGGCACGGAGCGCCGCGATCGAGTGA